One window from the genome of Acinetobacter lanii encodes:
- the kdsA gene encoding 3-deoxy-8-phosphooctulonate synthase: protein MSQLKPQEIVRLGDIHMANHLPFVLFGGMNVLESKDLAFEIAETYIDICTRLDIPYVFKASFDKANRSSLTSFRGPGLEKGLEWLADIKKQFNVPIITDVHEPYQAAPVAEVADIIQLPAFLSRQTDLVEAMAKTNAIINIKKAQFLAPHEMRHIMNKCLEAGNDKLILCERGSAFGYNNLVVDMLGFDTMKQMNVPVFFDVTHALQTPGGRADSAGGRRAQITTLARAGMATGLAGLFLEAHPDPDQAKCDGPCALRMSQLEPFLAQLKELDTLVKGFKQLDTH, encoded by the coding sequence ATGTCGCAACTAAAACCACAAGAAATTGTACGTTTAGGCGATATACACATGGCAAATCACTTGCCATTTGTATTATTCGGCGGAATGAATGTACTTGAGTCTAAAGATTTAGCGTTTGAAATTGCAGAAACCTATATTGATATCTGTACCCGTTTAGATATTCCCTATGTGTTTAAAGCAAGTTTTGATAAAGCCAATCGTTCAAGCTTAACGTCTTTCCGTGGTCCCGGTCTTGAAAAAGGCTTGGAGTGGTTGGCTGACATTAAAAAGCAGTTTAATGTTCCGATCATCACCGATGTACATGAGCCTTATCAAGCTGCACCTGTTGCAGAAGTGGCAGACATTATTCAACTGCCTGCATTTTTAAGTCGTCAAACGGATTTGGTTGAAGCGATGGCAAAAACCAATGCCATTATCAACATCAAAAAAGCACAGTTCCTTGCACCGCATGAAATGCGTCATATTATGAATAAGTGCTTGGAAGCAGGCAATGACAAGCTGATTCTGTGTGAGCGTGGTTCGGCATTTGGTTACAATAACTTGGTTGTTGACATGCTTGGTTTCGATACCATGAAACAGATGAATGTGCCTGTGTTCTTTGATGTGACACATGCGCTTCAAACGCCGGGTGGTCGTGCAGATTCTGCCGGTGGTCGTCGTGCGCAAATTACCACACTGGCACGCGCAGGTATGGCAACAGGTTTGGCAGGGTTGTTCTTAGAAGCACATCCAGATCCAGATCAAGCCAAATGTGATGGTCCTTGTGCACTGCGTATGTCACAACTTGAGCCATTCTTGGCACAATTGAAAGAACTCGATACTTTGGTGAAAGGCTTTAAACAGCTCGACACCCACTAA
- the eno gene encoding phosphopyruvate hydratase — MSQIVDIRAREILDSRGNPTIEADVILASGVVGRACAPSGASTGSREALELRDGDKARYLGKGVKTAVNNVNTIIRDALIGKSVFEQKDIDNTMITLDGTENKEKLGANATLAVSLAAARAAATEKKIPLFQYIADLRGQSILTMPVPMMNIINGGSHADNNVDIQEFMIEPVGFGSFSEALRAGAEIFHSLKSVLNKKGLNTAVGDEGGFAPNLRSNEEAITVILEAIGQTGYKAGSDIMLALDCASSEFYKDGQYILAGEGNKAFTSNQFSDYLAGLVNQYPIISIEDGLDESDWEGWSYLTSILGDKIQLVGDDLFVTNPKILQRGINEKVGNSILIKYNQIGTLTETLDAIYLAKANGYSTVISHRSGETEDSTIADLAVGTAAGQIKTGSLCRSDRVAKYNQLLRIEELTNAAYRGKAEFKGLN; from the coding sequence ATGAGTCAAATCGTTGACATTCGTGCACGTGAAATTTTGGACTCTCGTGGTAACCCAACCATCGAAGCTGACGTAATCTTAGCCTCTGGCGTAGTTGGCCGTGCATGTGCACCATCTGGTGCTTCAACTGGTTCTCGTGAAGCTTTAGAACTTCGTGATGGCGATAAAGCACGTTACTTAGGTAAAGGTGTTAAAACTGCTGTTAATAACGTGAATACAATCATTCGTGATGCATTGATCGGTAAGTCTGTTTTTGAACAAAAAGACATCGATAACACTATGATCACGCTTGATGGCACTGAAAACAAAGAAAAATTAGGTGCAAACGCAACTCTAGCCGTGTCTTTAGCTGCTGCACGTGCTGCTGCAACTGAAAAGAAAATTCCGCTTTTCCAATACATCGCAGATTTACGTGGTCAATCAATCTTGACCATGCCTGTACCAATGATGAACATCATCAATGGTGGTTCACATGCAGACAACAACGTTGATATTCAAGAATTCATGATCGAGCCAGTTGGCTTTGGTTCATTCTCTGAAGCACTTCGTGCTGGCGCGGAAATTTTCCATTCTTTAAAATCAGTATTAAACAAAAAAGGTTTAAACACTGCTGTTGGTGATGAAGGTGGTTTTGCACCAAACCTTCGTTCAAATGAAGAAGCAATTACGGTTATTCTTGAAGCGATTGGTCAAACTGGCTACAAAGCAGGTTCTGACATCATGCTTGCGCTTGACTGTGCATCTTCAGAATTCTACAAAGATGGTCAATACATTCTTGCAGGTGAAGGCAACAAAGCATTCACAAGCAACCAGTTCTCTGACTACCTTGCAGGTCTTGTAAACCAATACCCAATTATCTCAATTGAAGATGGTTTGGATGAGTCTGATTGGGAAGGATGGTCTTACTTGACTTCAATCCTTGGCGATAAAATCCAATTGGTGGGTGATGACTTATTCGTAACCAATCCTAAGATTTTACAACGTGGTATTAATGAGAAAGTCGGTAACTCTATCTTAATTAAATACAACCAAATCGGTACGTTGACTGAAACTTTAGATGCAATCTACCTTGCGAAAGCAAATGGTTACTCTACTGTAATTTCACACCGTTCAGGTGAGACTGAAGATTCAACCATTGCGGATCTTGCAGTGGGTACAGCAGCGGGTCAAATCAAAACCGGTTCTCTATGCCGTTCTGACCGTGTAGCGAAATATAACCAATTGCTTCGTATTGAAGAATTGACTAATGCTGCTTACCGCGGTAAAGCAGAATTCAAAGGTTTAAACTAA
- the ftsB gene encoding cell division protein FtsB — translation MLDVFKTTSSRVILGIAIIMIIVLQYRFWFGEGGYFPHQALLQQIQQQVEANEELKERNRILAAEVYDLKNGVEAIEEHARLDLGLIKPHETFVQMSTISSNYKPIYIDPNAKVDVRTNEADSDALITQ, via the coding sequence ATGTTAGACGTCTTTAAAACAACTTCGAGTCGAGTGATTCTGGGGATTGCGATCATTATGATCATCGTCCTGCAATATCGCTTTTGGTTTGGTGAGGGGGGGTATTTCCCGCATCAAGCATTACTTCAACAAATCCAACAACAAGTTGAAGCCAACGAAGAGCTCAAAGAGCGTAATCGAATTTTGGCGGCAGAAGTATACGATTTAAAAAATGGCGTTGAAGCCATTGAAGAACATGCCCGTTTAGATTTAGGTCTGATTAAGCCACATGAAACATTTGTACAAATGAGTACGATTAGTAGTAACTATAAACCGATCTATATTGATCCAAATGCGAAAGTAGATGTTCGAACCAATGAAGCGGATTCAGATGCACTCATTACTCAATAA
- the ispD gene encoding 2-C-methyl-D-erythritol 4-phosphate cytidylyltransferase, with protein MHSLLNNPKLWAIIPAAGSGSRFSKTALKQYQTIQNKTVLEHTIQRLTALPLSGYVLAISEQDDVAKTLNFNDPDKAMFCLGGAERVDSVLNGLRYLSDIASDEDWVFVHDAARPCVSIECLECLLATAIESDQSAILAIPVRDTLKCVSETHDIEKTVDRSQLWQAQTPQMAKLGVLRKAIEFALEKGISITDEASALETLGKTVQVVAGRSDNIKITYPEDLELAKLILQSQNV; from the coding sequence ATGCACTCATTACTCAATAATCCTAAGTTATGGGCAATTATCCCAGCAGCGGGTTCAGGCAGTCGATTTTCAAAAACAGCATTAAAGCAATATCAAACTATTCAAAATAAAACCGTTTTAGAGCATACCATTCAACGACTCACAGCGTTGCCACTGAGTGGTTATGTGCTTGCCATTTCTGAACAAGATGATGTGGCGAAAACGTTGAATTTCAATGACCCAGACAAAGCCATGTTTTGTTTGGGTGGTGCTGAACGTGTTGATTCGGTTTTGAATGGTTTGCGGTATTTATCGGACATTGCTTCAGATGAAGATTGGGTGTTTGTACATGATGCAGCTCGTCCATGTGTTTCAATAGAGTGTTTAGAGTGTTTGCTGGCTACCGCCATTGAATCAGATCAAAGTGCAATTTTAGCGATTCCTGTACGCGATACCTTAAAATGTGTATCCGAAACGCATGATATTGAAAAAACGGTGGATCGTAGTCAACTTTGGCAAGCACAAACCCCGCAAATGGCTAAATTAGGTGTCTTAAGAAAAGCGATCGAATTTGCTTTGGAAAAGGGCATAAGTATTACTGATGAAGCCAGCGCTTTAGAAACTTTAGGTAAAACAGTCCAAGTTGTAGCAGGGCGTTCGGATAATATAAAAATTACCTATCCAGAAGATTTAGAGTTGGCTAAATTGATTCTAC